The Hippoglossus stenolepis isolate QCI-W04-F060 chromosome 1, HSTE1.2, whole genome shotgun sequence DNA segment CTGGCTCTCACTGGCACATTATGTTGATTAATGTGTATTGTccttatatataaataaatgaaatgaaaaaatacagcCACACTGTGCAAACATATACCATAAGCCTACATTAATATTGTAAAGTAATACGAATTTGTGTGacaacataataatattaacagcATAGCTGGAAGCAGAACTGTagtgtttctaatatttcatgacattttaagGCTTCTAAAAACAGTAGACTCAGATTATTggtaataaaaatgtgttgttgtgatataTTTCTGGTCATGAGGTGCAGCAGGATGAAGCCAGTTGTCTAACAACCTGTGTGCAGTTTAAGTCCAGTTTCCTCtccttgtgtctctgcagataTGCCTGGTTTTCCTCATCAGTGGCCTGGTGATCCTCGGCTATGCATCATCCGTCAGCAGACAGAACACCTATCAGGATGTGGTGAGCGAGGTGTGTGGACGAGCCGTGGGGCAGCTCTGTGAGGTCTGTTTCTGCTTCAACCTCTTCATGATATCTGTCGCCTTCCTGGTGGTGGTGCAGGACCAGCTGGAGAAATGTAAGAACCACAAGAACCATGTCattctgttggttttttttcaaCACAGCATGTGTTATTACCTATAACAGGCCATGTTGTCCAGGTTACAGTTGATATGCTTCTTGTCATTGTCGTGTGGTGATCAAACTATTTCCTGTTAGATGTGCTCATTGCTTCAAATTTAGGATTATTTTCCATTATATTAAGTGTTTGGCCACAGCTTCTCTGTTGCTGTTATATCCATATACGCCCGTCTTGTGCTTTAACATGCAATAATTCAAATGGATCAGTATTCTGGTCCTAGTGTCGGATTCGAACCACATTTTGTGTCAAGATCAACAATTACTGTAAAAAACCCATTGACATCAGTGTCAGTAATAATGCTCATATGTGGCCCCTCCTATAGGCAGATCAGTATCAATATTTGGGGTCCAGCCTATAACAAGGACCAGTTTATGATGCTGTAGATCAAAACTGACTGAGGTTATGTCTTCTCTGCATGAAGCAATTTTCTATATAACTAACTTGTTGAGGCAATTTAGCTtcaaaatttttttttacatagagTCTAAGCTTAGTTACTTACTTTTCTAGCAAAGCATTGAAGAATAAAGCCAGACATGATAGTTTTAGCATAATCTACTAATGTTTCACgtacataatatataaatagatttattaacttttaaaatagATGAACATTACATATAAAATCAGCATAAACATATAAATGTagattaagaaataaaaatatgtgcTGGACTGTATGAGGTTATGAGGcaatcaccatcatcatcgCAATCTGCACTCAGCTCTGTTTTCTACAGTGTTAGTATGTTTTCATGTTATCAAAGTACTACAAGTTCATGGTCAATTTAGCAGCCATTTCCCATATCAAAAAATTAATCTCTCTCCGACCACAAATCATCTGCACTTTAATTTTTATTCTAGCCAGTATTTGGGTAAACATGTGACTGGGCGCAGCAGTGCgaccttttttcattttccatttatcatttatccaTGTGAAACCCTTAAATCCCATTAATGGTTTTGCTCTGTTCCAGTTTTAAACAGAGCATTTGATTggattttcaaacacacacgcacacacgcacacacgcacacacgcacacacacacacacacacacacacacacacacacacacacacacacacacacacacacacacacacacacacacacacacacacacacaaacaacccaAAACATTTGACAAGGGGCATAAGTGCAGAGCATGAGCTGAAGATCTTGGACGGATCGTGTAGGTGCTCTGGTGTTTAGAGACGAGACTGGAGGTCAGGAAAAGAAGCCTGTTTCCAAGTGATTCAGCTGCAGGCCAGGGTGGGACATTGGACGTCTGGATAACGGGACTGTGTGGAGGGCACGATAGACTTAAGTGGCCACTGATGGCTGAGGGTCAGGGCAGGGTGAAGGACAAGCAGACTGCGAACAGCTGGAGGTCTCGCAGGGGGTCGTCGTAGATGGCTGACCGACGGGCAGCGGTCTGGCTGTCTCTGGGTTTCTGAGGCCCCTGGGAAAATGGCCAGGCCTGTTCCCTTGAAAGCTGTATGTCAGGGTGGCTCCTTGAAAACTCGAGGGATTTTCACATTCCCTAACACACACCGAAGAATATTCTGCTTTAATTATTCTATATCTTCATCCACCAACATCAAAGCATATATCTAACAATTGAAAAACAAGAACCACACAGTTCAGCAGGatgcaaaatgtaaatgaatccTTTGTAAATATAGACGACCGTGTATCTGGGGAGTCTTGTTGTTCATGTTGCTGTCCTGTATACTGATGCCTAAATGAAATCCTCTaattctgcttttctctctcagtgtctATTTCTTTATATGAAACTGTGACTGGTTCCAGTGAGGCAGAGATGCCGTATTACTGGTACACAGACCAGCGATTTACCCTCTTATTCGTGtgcctcatcatcatcctcccaCTGTCCATCCCAAAAGAAATCGGGATCCAGAAATACACAAGGTACAAAACACTGACCTGTAGTGAGAATAACATCCAGCTGTCTGTGAGTTGTGTCGTGACTTTAAccgtttcctcctcctgtcagtGTGTTGGGGACGCTGGCTGCCACGTATCTGTGTGTGGCAGTGATCGTCAAATATTACCTGGCGGACGGTCACGCGGTCATAATAACTCCAGAGCACAGCCAAGGGTCAGTCCTACTGTTGGATGCATGGGTGTATTTGACATCAGCTCCTCTTCTTATGTCCAtcactaactgtgtgtgtgtgtcctgtgtttttttcagtgtggGTTCATGGGCATCGATGTTCAGTGTTGTACCAACCATCTGCTTTGGCTTCCAGGTGAGATCATATAGTTCAAATATTCAATATAGCCAACGGTTAACTGATCcatcatccatccttccatctatTAGCTATTATCACTTTGAGGGTTGTGAGAGGGTGAAACCAATCCAAGCTGATTTTGGTTAAAAGGCAGGTTGCCAGACTATCACAGGACACATTCAGACAAACAGCTTTGTGAACCTGAACCTCCACTGTATGTAAAATTATTCCATGCATTAGTTTGGGAAAAACCTAAAAGCTTTCTTTCCCAATTCAGTTTGGACTTTGGGagcaacaaaatacaaaatgtccaCAGAACAAAGATGATTACTTCCTTAATTCCAGTTTAAGAGAGAGGACAAGTAGGTAGAGATTTGCCCAGAAAGGTTTTGTGTTTGAACACATGCAGTGACTGAGGCGACACACACATAAGGGAGATGAATGAGGATGTTTGTAATAAATCTCAGTACCAGATAATAAACGCTACCCAGCGAGTTAGGACAATGAGCTGAGGCAGTCACATACAGCAAAGATACCTGACAGAAAAGTGATCATCAATTAAGAACCCtgtgtattttaaagtttataCCAATCAAACTTGATGACCATTTCCTGTTACAATTTTTTAAACAGTGCTGATCGTGCTGTGGTAGAGAAACTGTGTTTCGTTTTGTCAGCATTTAGAACAAGTTGAAGATGAAAGTCACAGCTCAACTCACTCATATCAAATGCATCCTTGAGTTTGTCTGACATCctcattaatgtgtgtgtgcaaatttgtgtgtgtgtgtgtgtgtctttgcagtgCCATGAATCTAGTATAGCGATCTTCAGTAGCATGGAGAACCAGAAGCTCTTTCACTGGGTGGTCATCTCCGTGGTCTCCATGATCTTCTGTTTGCTCATCTACACTCTAACCGGTGAGTTCACATTGACACTGACATGTATTCTTCGCCTCTGTGTTCTCACCTGAACATTCCTGATCACATCCCCTCTCTGCATCTCCAGGAGTGTACGGCTTCATGACGTTCGGACGAGCTGTGGCCTCAGATATCTTG contains these protein-coding regions:
- the slc38a8b gene encoding putative sodium-coupled neutral amino acid transporter 8; amino-acid sequence: MEELARESICLLARSSSHADPPRLGSFGAVFIMLKSALGAGLLNFPWAFQKAGGVNTAIAVEVICLVFLISGLVILGYASSVSRQNTYQDVVSEVCGRAVGQLCEVCFCFNLFMISVAFLVVVQDQLEKLSISLYETVTGSSEAEMPYYWYTDQRFTLLFVCLIIILPLSIPKEIGIQKYTSVLGTLAATYLCVAVIVKYYLADGHAVIITPEHSQGVGSWASMFSVVPTICFGFQCHESSIAIFSSMENQKLFHWVVISVVSMIFCLLIYTLTGVYGFMTFGRAVASDILMSYPGDDVAMIISRLLFGISIITIYPIILLLGRSVILNLMIRIQRRREGIVTPSFESRCRLVLTVIWISITLLIAVFVPDMSEVISVIGGISAFFIFVFPGLCLVFLMQTETVTPRIRVILTVWGVITIVVGAFIFGQSTTIAVMELCNKF